cacaTGAAATATCACTGAGTGAGCGTGTGTGGGGAGGCGAAAAGAACCTTTTATAGATTGTCATTTCCTGCGTttgctgctgttgttgtttttattgctgccaaaaaaaaaaaataaataaaataaactttctttttctgttaATTTCTCTTGCCGTTTaaatttcttctttcttctttcttcttttcctttcttttcttcttttctttttcttttccattttctctttctttttctctttcatttccattttctttgttcAACATCactcaaaataaatatcacAACACAACAAGATAAagaatatacaaaaaacaCTTTTTTCTACTATCATACCAGTTTTCCttatattaaaagtatAAGCCCTATAGAAAACAATACTATAGTTACAAGCACTCAAAATGTCTTCTCAGGGGCTGAGCAATAAGAGATCTAGTAGAAGTGACTTGCGATCCCAATTAGAAGATATACAGAGAAAAATAGATCGCAACAACTCtatgaaaaaacaaaaacaatataatgaaaactcaaatgatattattgtcTCCAATTCCCCCCTAGAACGCAAACTATCTACCTCATCCAAAAGGAAAAGTAGCGGCGGTGGGCCATTCTCCACTGTTTTATCCAAAAGAAGGGATTCTTCCTCCTCATTACCAATGTTTCCAGGTAGTACTACGCATGAGAATGTTATAAGCAACTTGGGTAGTACTCAAAAAGATATGGGATTTGTCATGGATCTAAGTGATAATCTACTAATGGAATGTAGGAAGCTTCAGGCTCAagtcaaacaaaaaaacaccaCTTTGCAAGAATTAGAAATTAAATATCAGGCTTTAAAAGTTAAGTTTGATGAAATAGATAAGCAACAAACATCCTTGGTCAAGGAAAATGTAGACTTAAAAGATAGCAATTGGGATCTGGACATGAAATATcgtgaattaaaaaagaattttgaCGATTTAACTATAAAGTTTGTCAATCAACAAACCGAGTTTGACAATCAAATCAAGAACACCAATGAtttgaaattgaaattagaagaaagtctttttgaaaaaaatggtcTCGATAAAGACTTTAAAAAACTTAAACAAGAATATATGTCAGAAGTGAaggatttgaaaaattacattaatgatttaaataacGAAAATGATGAACTACATGAAAAACTAGAGGTATTGAATGTAAAATTAACTAATTTGAATAGTCAACTGCTACAATCAACAAAACCTACCCTTTCCAAGGATTTATCACAACAGCAAGGTCCACATTTAGAGGTGGAAACTTTGAAAGTCAGTTTAGAAACTGCCAATAAAACAATCCACAGGTTACAACAAGACTTGGACAAGCTCAGATCTAAAGATACCACACCTCTTATGTCATCAGGAACGGATATCAAAACTTCAAGCTCCAGTACTGACCAGAGTGATAGTGATACTGAAGAACGAGTCCCATTATCCGAAGACATTTTTGATTCTGCTGCTAAACAAGATAGTGAAGATGAACAAGAGGATGATTCCGATAGCATAGACGAAATAGTTCAAAAATATGTCAAATCACACAATTACATTTTAGTGCCAGCAACGgaatatgaaaaattgCAAACCCCAAAAAAAGAGCTAAGCGACACAGATCATTGTAAAATTTTAGAAGAAAAGGGATATAAGATTTTTTCAGCCAATGATTTCCAAAGCATAGAAAAAAGGTTGAAAACGTTAGAATTTCCCCCCTTGGAACTTTTGCAGAAAGAGGCTTCCAAACATAATCATGTACTATTATCCAACGACAATTACAGCACTTTGATGGCTGCTTCTGAAAGTACACTTGATCTGCAACAACTAAAAGAAACTGCCAGCCAGGTAGGTTATGAACTGGTTGATCAAGACACATATAAAGATTTGAACAGACCGTTAACTCTTGATGACTTGAAGTTAAAAGCCACTGTTTTAGGATATACTATTATTCCAGACGAAGATCATGCCGCATTGATCAAACCAAAGACTCTGGAAGCTACCAAGAATTTAGCCCACTCTTTTAATCATGTTGCTATACCTGCAGAAGAATACACTGACTTGAAAACATCTATAGAATCACCAACTTTGGACCAAATTGCTTTGCATGCGAAGAACCATGACATgactttaataaattttgaaGAATTGAATAAGTTGAAATCTAGTTATGAGTCACCATCTAAAGACTATATTCTagaaaagacaaaaaactTTGGTTTAGTGCCGGTTGAAAGCACTGTATATAATGACCTATTAAGCCACAAAAATTCTCCAAGCTTGGACTTTATCAACAATCatcttttgaaattaaacaaaacaattattgatttttcaGAATTGGATAATCTAAAaacacaaataaaaaacccATCTAGAGAATATTTAGAGGATCATGCTTCCGATATAGAGTGTCTGTTGGTGGATAGTTTGAGTTACAACAatttgaaagaaaatatcaatTCTCCAAGTATCGATTATTTGAAACAAAAGGCAGAACAAGCCTCCTATACATTGCTCTCATTACATGAGTTTAAAAACTTGACTGATGAGTTGAGTCAACCAAAATTGCAATATCTAAAAGATAAAGCAAGCACTCTGGGCTATGTGGTAATTAATTTGGAGGATTACCAAAAATTGACTAAGAAAGCTTCCAACCCCACTAAGGACGAACTAATTGAAAGTGCCTCACGCTTAGGTTATACCCTGGTCCCAGGTGAAGAACTAAAAGATCTAAGATATGCTCTAGACTCACcatcaataaattatattgaGGAAAAGGCACGCGTTTACGGGCTGGTAACAATAGAGGAAGATAAATTGAACGATTTGAAGAACAAATCCAACAATAGAGAGTCAATTTTGGATAACGTTAAGTTGCACGGGTTTATTCCGGTTCCAATTGCGGACTTTAATGTCTTGGAAAATTCTACTGTTTCAAAAGCCTCTATTTCCGGATTAAAACCTAGATTGGAGGAGTTGAATTATGTTCCTGTTCCAATCACCGAATATGAATCTTTAATTACTCCGTTGACTGAAAGGGCAAACAAGAATGATACACTTGAATTATGTGAAAAGTATGGATTGAAACCAGTTACCTTGGAAGAGTATGAAACACTCAGACAGAAATCGACTGAACCGATCTTGTCCGAACATGATGTAATGAGTTATGCCAAGGAACACAATAACACCGTTATTCCAATTGCCGTTTATAACGAAATGAAGCAAACGCTAGAATCACCATCTCTCGACAAATTGAAGGATTATGCattgaaatataatttgACATTGCTAGAAACTGGAAAATATAATGATTTAGCTAGTAACCATGCTTCACCAAGCATTGACTATGTTAAGGAAAAGGCTAACAGTTTGGGTTACGAGGTTGTTCCACACATGGATTACAACGAgatgaaaaataacataGATGAACCTTCAAGGGCCTTTATTGTCTCTGCTGCTTCTAAATTAGGTTTAATCACGTTGACTGATACTGAGTTTAAAGGATTTACTGAGAAGATTGAATCGCCATCAGATGAATATATCATGCAAAAGTTGACTGAAAATGGCAAAGTTGCCCTAGATGCTGCAGAATTTGATACATTGAAGCGCAAGATCGAGTATCCTACAGTTGAGGAATTGCAAAATAGTTGTAAGACTCAAAACTTGGTTCTTTTACCAGAGTTTGAATATCAAACAATGGTGACAAAATTAGAGACACCAGATTTGGCTTACATTCAGGATGCTGCCTCGAAAATAGATTATAAACTGGTCAAATCCGAAGTTTATGAGCAATTGATAAAAACTAGCAACTCACCTGATATAGAATTTTTGATTACTAAGGCAGCTGATTATGGTAAGATAGTTGTTTCGaaaaatgaatatgaaCAACATAAAGCAATTTCCACAAACCCAACTGTCACAGACGTTAAAAGACTAAGTTCAATGATAGGCCTAACTTCTATATCCACATCTGCCTACACTGCTTTGCAAGATTCATTGGATCATCCCTCATTAGATTATTTGAAATCAAAGGCAACGGAAAACGGCAGCGTTTTGTTGTCGGAAATCGAATTTAATTCGTTGAAGAATCCAAGTATTGATGATATAAATAGCTTGATTGTCAGTCATCGAAAATCTCTTATCGATGTTGATCAACTGGAGGCGTTTAAGAATCCTGATTTGGAGTGGTTAAAGAAAAGCTCACAAAAGCACGGGTATTCCttgattgaaaataaagagtTAACTTGTTTACAAAATCCAACTTTtgataatttgaaaaatcatATTTCCCGGTTAAACTGTGAAATTGTTCCATTGAGTTTActaaataaagaatttactgaaaatggaaatatttTACTAGATAAAGATACATTTGAAGAGCTAATGGATTCTTCAATAGATACTATGactaaagaaaaattcaTCGAATTCTccaaaaagttttatttgaaaGCTATCCCAGTTGCGGAATATAAAACCTTAATTACGCCATTGGATGAGGAAGGATTGCAAGAAGAAGCCAGCCAACTGGGCTATATAGCCATTCGTAGGGAGGAGTATGATTTTATAAAAGCTGCCTCTGAATCTCCTGATGAAGATACTATCAATAAATCAGCTGCTAATCTAGGTATGTGCCTGGTgaatataaaagaatatgaaacactgaaaaatgaaagtaATAATCCAACCAAAGCTGATTTTGAACGCAAAGCCAATAAACTGGGCTTGGTTGTTATGCCAGAAGACAAATATAAATCCCTGCTAAAAGATTTCAAGCCACAAAAAGTATCTACAGCAACAACACCAAGCTCTAAAGTTTTAGCCAGcaaagaattttttgaGCAGGTTATTAGGGACGAAAATCGCAAAGACGTTATTTTGGAATCTGGTAGGTCACTAGGTTTTGTTAGATTATCAACTGAAGagtacaaaaaattattagagGGCCAAAAGAAACATTTGCTGACAAAGGGTGATATTTATTCGGGCGCTAAAGAT
This Saccharomycodes ludwigii strain NBRC 1722 chromosome II, whole genome shotgun sequence DNA region includes the following protein-coding sequences:
- the NUM1 gene encoding Num1p (similar to Saccharomyces cerevisiae YDR150W | NUM1 | NUclear Migration) — encoded protein: MSSQGLSNKRSSRSDLRSQLEDIQRKIDRNNSMKKQKQYNENSNDIIVSNSPLERKLSTSSKRKSSGGGPFSTVLSKRRDSSSSLPMFPGSTTHENVISNLGSTQKDMGFVMDLSDNLLMECRKLQAQVKQKNTTLQELEIKYQALKVKFDEIDKQQTSLVKENVDLKDSNWDLDMKYRELKKNFDDLTIKFVNQQTEFDNQIKNTNDLKLKLEESLFEKNGLDKDFKKLKQEYMSEVKDLKNYINDLNNENDELHEKLEVLNVKLTNLNSQLLQSTKPTLSKDLSQQQGPHLEVETLKVSLETANKTIHRLQQDLDKLRSKDTTPLMSSGTDIKTSSSSTDQSDSDTEERVPLSEDIFDSAAKQDSEDEQEDDSDSIDEIVQKYVKSHNYILVPATEYEKLQTPKKELSDTDHCKILEEKGYKIFSANDFQSIEKRLKTLEFPPLELLQKEASKHNHVLLSNDNYSTLMAASESTLDLQQLKETASQVGYELVDQDTYKDLNRPLTLDDLKLKATVLGYTIIPDEDHAALIKPKTLEATKNLAHSFNHVAIPAEEYTDLKTSIESPTLDQIALHAKNHDMTLINFEELNKLKSSYESPSKDYILEKTKNFGLVPVESTVYNDLLSHKNSPSLDFINNHLLKLNKTIIDFSELDNLKTQIKNPSREYLEDHASDIECLLVDSLSYNNLKENINSPSIDYLKQKAEQASYTLLSLHEFKNLTDELSQPKLQYLKDKASTLGYVVINLEDYQKLTKKASNPTKDELIESASRLGYTLVPGEELKDLRYALDSPSINYIEEKARVYGLVTIEEDKLNDLKNKSNNRESILDNVKLHGFIPVPIADFNVLENSTVSKASISGLKPRLEELNYVPVPITEYESLITPLTERANKNDTLELCEKYGLKPVTLEEYETLRQKSTEPILSEHDVMSYAKEHNNTVIPIAVYNEMKQTLESPSLDKLKDYALKYNLTLLETGKYNDLASNHASPSIDYVKEKANSLGYEVVPHMDYNEMKNNIDEPSRAFIVSAASKLGLITLTDTEFKGFTEKIESPSDEYIMQKLTENGKVALDAAEFDTLKRKIEYPTVEELQNSCKTQNLVLLPEFEYQTMVTKLETPDLAYIQDAASKIDYKLVKSEVYEQLIKTSNSPDIEFLITKAADYGKIVVSKNEYEQHKAISTNPTVTDVKRLSSMIGLTSISTSAYTALQDSLDHPSLDYLKSKATENGSVLLSEIEFNSLKNPSIDDINSLIVSHRKSLIDVDQLEAFKNPDLEWLKKSSQKHGYSLIENKELTCLQNPTFDNLKNHISRLNCEIVPLSLLNKEFTENGNILLDKDTFEELMDSSIDTMTKEKFIEFSKKFYLKAIPVAEYKTLITPLDEEGLQEEASQLGYIAIRREEYDFIKAASESPDEDTINKSAANLGMCLVNIKEYETLKNESNNPTKADFERKANKLGLVVMPEDKYKSLLKDFKPQKVSTATTPSSKVLASKEFFEQVIRDENRKDVILESGRSLGFVRLSTEEYKKLLEGQKKHLLTKGDIYSGAKDFNLTVLPSDEYRALLRKRNTRDSFTLADLNTLARRMRMKLIPVESTAAISSESPDQDDSYISCHSNSSFASLVHTRTKEKLLTASDSNNSIHSLLAYDSPNNETAVLLDMQTAESPIDNTPQNADDPLKKTAHKVESVAEPVYENQNVNYTFESLEKLALERGYVLVPKLEYENKNTFVETAFSSPTEGPEHVEGIKESNLENGTKEMVINEKFDSKNLETKGEIASDNSTSNSEPSVEGKDLDEVENNDSDTFNNETSTLELIVQNKDCEDVEGSAGDDDDDSDTSSFQSTWDENTILERASKIGLTVLPTLEYEKLKAPLTVELLEEEANKLGFKMLPYENYEELIKPIDSDVIRGKATAFGLKVITDDEYTNLSSPPEIKDLKELATKNDMTLITIEEHNSLINPPDEYLAQLAEKRQMNLVPHEAYKELVSKPTSVEALQQLATPLQAVVVPQYEFSEMSVKAQEYPGDEESLGKLASKFGLCVIEVDELESIKDKLKDSVPKDKIPEYLKSTGLEVVDSELADKVQDFENKHKDGKLNKEELMKQCVSQGYALIPENELRDMEKLLEDSILTNKNISQKAKLVGYTAIPTQDFEELNYAAEKSLTEPDVYKLAESMGLCVVTREEYETLQKIHLGDLNGTADVTTSEVPAPVFREMDSDIVSPAMESAGGKNTTSIDENDLLAYADAHALMLVSKEKYRKLLKANDVPILSKEEVVERARDFGLIAIDQAEFDGINQQLANNDMNEDTIVTKAAEFGLVPIKKEYFQEIKEELEHPSFTKEQIMQEALNFNLVILDKSEYKQLKRASVVGSSNMSKRSKNNTLENASFSPPASSIPQLDNQQQTLDPAASISRKVIIEDVDEDASSINTEQQTTTPAPGSMNTGELKANCEKLGFLCIPERLFVTTATCPKPKSSDVVVLPKDYYVGLLEFSAKKNDEADKKHSASGNNNNTPSGSRSSASSFISKERANVSGIPSSGHNVLSNRSGVPVPLPKSSDTHSDKLSLVSVSSLTEPSIIPALTQTVIGEYLYKYYHRFGVFTNVRHERYFWVHPYTMTLYWSTSNPVLDSPQTSKTKGAAITGVKSVDDPNPFPPGVYHKSIIIKTDSREIKITCSTRQRHNIWYNSLRYLLQKNMDGINLEAESLSRTEALLRPLANGKSQAQKKKTSTRKNSSLNKKSSFSLRKTSSSLFHSNKDGN